One window of the Staphylococcus equorum genome contains the following:
- a CDS encoding sialate O-acetylesterase produces MKSILLIGQSNMAGRGFIDSVKPIVDERIQVLKNGRWQMMDEPIHSDRSVAGIGPAASFAKLWLDNHPDETIGLIPCADGGTTIDDWAEDQVLTRHAISEAEFAMESSELIGILWHQGESDSLEGKHLDYEIKLNQVVDHFRQALNAPQLPFVMGLLGDFLGKAAFGQSASEYTEINEVIKTVAEAKDNCFYVTAQGLTANPDEIHIDAQSQRLFGMRYYAAFSQGANIKDSLPDEKKADHLLYKKEYTKSEQMYMLVARLSKNEITYQTFTEEMAKMY; encoded by the coding sequence ATGAAATCAATTTTACTTATAGGGCAGTCTAATATGGCCGGGCGTGGCTTTATCGATAGCGTGAAACCAATCGTAGATGAGCGCATTCAAGTATTGAAAAATGGTAGATGGCAAATGATGGACGAACCGATACATAGTGATCGTTCTGTTGCAGGTATAGGCCCCGCAGCATCGTTTGCTAAATTGTGGTTAGATAATCATCCAGATGAAACAATTGGCTTAATCCCGTGTGCAGATGGTGGTACAACGATTGATGATTGGGCAGAGGATCAAGTGTTAACACGACATGCGATTTCTGAAGCTGAATTTGCGATGGAAAGCAGTGAACTTATCGGTATATTATGGCATCAAGGTGAAAGTGATAGTTTAGAGGGTAAGCATCTTGACTACGAAATTAAGTTAAATCAAGTTGTGGATCATTTTAGACAAGCGCTTAATGCACCTCAACTGCCATTCGTAATGGGCTTGCTAGGAGACTTCTTAGGCAAAGCAGCATTTGGTCAAAGTGCATCAGAATACACTGAAATTAATGAAGTGATTAAAACTGTAGCAGAAGCAAAAGATAACTGTTTCTACGTAACGGCACAAGGTTTAACAGCCAATCCTGATGAGATTCATATCGATGCCCAGTCACAGCGCTTATTCGGTATGCGATATTATGCAGCATTTTCACAAGGTGCCAACATTAAAGACTCGTTACCAGATGAAAAGAAAGCAGATCATTTATTGTATAAAAAAGAATATACAAAGAGTGAACAAATGTATATGTTAGTAGCACGATTATCTAAGAATGAAATAACTTACCAAACATTTACAGAAGAAATGGCAAAGATGTATTAA